Proteins found in one Aethina tumida isolate Nest 87 chromosome 1, icAetTumi1.1, whole genome shotgun sequence genomic segment:
- the LOC109601160 gene encoding kinesin-like protein Klp10A isoform X4, whose amino-acid sequence MDGQEVLQVGTSINIKRTDGRVHSAIVAGINHNMRTATVEWFELGETKGKEIDMALIANLNPDIIINPTDRTNVQNATTGRQGVNHQVQSDGHNLARNPTQQSISSTRSGSYNGTRGYNGRLTMLPNNGHTFPNEIAPSRTETNIPTRTTTTTNSQVNKSRQSNVVKEVEKLKKNREERRQRQAEEKAEKEAFLQMAPGNPHWELLNMILDYRRGLEIKPLSENDAIEDHLITVCVRKRPLNKKEMAKKEVDVITIPSKNQLIVHEPKNKVDLTKYLENQLFRFDYAFDETCSNEMVYRYTAQPLIKTIFEGGFATCFAYGQTGSGKTHTMGGDFNGKSQDCQKGIYAMAAADVFRLANSSKYRQQNFVVSSSFFEIYSGKVFDLLNNKAKLRILEDGKQQVQVVGLTEKIVSSTEEVLKLIQKGNQARTSGQTFANSNSSRSHAVFQIYLRSNNSIHKVHGKFSLIDLAGNERGADTSSANRQTRMEGAEINKSLLALKECIRALGRKGAHLPFRVSKLTQVLRDSFVGNNSRTCMIAMISPGVNSCEHSLNTLRYADRVKELGGGDLPASNQMSDEADVDNDGDLMQLRSLNENDMTPELLNFHQVISDIQLSEENMLDNHKQTCEEMAVIYKKAVELLRTTDEVTYDQDLYSKQWVELIDNALETFVKAKDIVDDFRAKLAAEEQLSRKTTRRK is encoded by the exons gtCGTGTACATTCGGCCATAGTGGCAGGCATAAACCACAACATGCGAACGGCAACAGTCGAATGGTTCGAGCTGGGCGAGACGAAGGGCAAGGAGATCGACATGGCACTAATCGCCAACCTGAATCCGGACATCATCATCAACCCAACCGACAGAACCAACGTCCAGAACGCGACAACCGGACGGCAAGGCGTCAACCATCAAGTACAGTCGGACGGACACAACCTAGCACGA aatCCTACCCAACAGTCAATCTCAAGCACTAGATCTGGTAGTTATAatg GAACACGTGGTTACAATGGAAGGCTTACTATGTTACCAAATAACGGGCACACATTCCCAAACGAGATCGCCCCATCCAGGACCGAAACAAATATACCCACCAGAACCACCACAACAACCAATTCACAAGTAAAC AAATCGCGACAAAGTAACGTGGTAAAGGAGGTAGAGAAGTTAAAGAAGAACAGGGAGGAGAGGCGGCAAAGGCAGGCAGAGGAAAAGGCCGAGAAGGAAGCATTTTTACAGATGGCGCCAGGAAATCCACACTGGGAGCTGCTCAACATGATACT AGATTATCGACGCGGTTTGGAAATTAAACCGCTATCGGAGAACGACGCAATAGAAGACCATCTGATTACAGTATGCGTGAGGAAAAGaccattaaacaaaaaagagatGGCCAAGAAGGAGGTCGATGTTATAACCATCCCCTCCAAGAACCAACTAATCGTGCACGAACCGAAAAACAAAGTTGATCTTACCAAGTATTTAGAAAATCAATTGTTCAGGTTTGATTATGCCTTCGACGAAACATGTTCGAACGAAATGGTATACAG ATACACCGCACAGCCGTTGATAAAGACAATATTCGAGGGCGGCTTCGCCACGTGCTTCGCCTACGGCCAAACAGGTTCGGGCAAGACGCACACGATGGGCGGCGACTTCAACGGCAAAAGCCAAGACTGTCAGAAGGGTATTTACGCGATGGCGGCGGCGGACGTGTTCCGGCTAGCCAACTCGTCGAAATACCGACAGCAGAACTTCGTCGTCTCGTCCAGCTTCTTCGAAATCTACTCGGGCAAGGTGTTCGATCTGCTGAACAACAAGGCGAAGCTGCGGATTCTCGAGGACGGCAAGCAGCAGGTGCAAGTTGTCGGACTGACCGAGAAGATTGTCAGTTCGACGGAGGAGGTGCTGAAGCTGATTCAGAAGGGGAACCAGGCCCGCACGTCCGGACAGACGTTCGCCAACTCGAACTCGTCCAGGTCGCACGCCGTTTTTCAGATCTATCTGCGTTCCAACAACAGTATCCACAAGGTACACGGCAAGTTCTCGTTGATCGACTTGGCCGGCAACGAACGAGGCGCTGATACATCATCGGCCAACCGTCAAACCA GAATGGAGGGTGCCGAGATAAACAAGTCTCTGCTGGCGCTGAAGGAGTGCATCCGAGCGCTGGGCCGCAAGGGTGCGCACCTGCCGTTCAGGGTCAGCAAGCTGACGCAGGTGCTGCGCGACTCGTTCGTCGGCAACAACTCGCGCACGTGCATGATCGCCATGATATCGCCCGGCGTGAACTCGTGCGAGCACAGTCTGAACACGCTGCGGTACGCCGATCGTGTCAAGGAGCTGGGCGGCGGCGATCTGCCCGCCTCCAATCAAATGTCGGACGAGGCCGATGTCGATAACGACGGTGATCTGATGCAACTACGCTCGCTGAAT GAAAACGACATGACACCAGAGTTACTTAATTTCCATCAAGTAATATCTGATATCCAACTGTCTGAGGAGAACATGCTGGACAACCACAAACAGACATGCGAGGAGATGGCGGTGATTTACAAGAAGGCCGTAGAATTACTGAGGACTACCGATGAGGTTACGTATGATCAAGACT TGTACTCAAAGCAATGGGTCGAACTAATAGACAACGCTTTGGAGACGTTTGTGAAGGCGAAAGACATCGTCGACGATTTTAGAGCGAAATTGGCAGCTGAAGAACAGTTGAGTCGTAAAACTACCAGAAGGAAGTAA
- the LOC109601160 gene encoding kinesin-like protein Klp10A isoform X1 yields MDGQEVLQVGTSINIKRTDGRVHSAIVAGINHNMRTATVEWFELGETKGKEIDMALIANLNPDIIINPTDRTNVQNATTGRQGVNHQVQSDGHNLARDSSGSSEEETSAAMAQSGRYNHKIDESDDDFNSNQFSPESATMNPTQQSISSTRSGSYNGTRGYNGRLTMLPNNGHTFPNEIAPSRTETNIPTRTTTTTNSQVNKSRQSNVVKEVEKLKKNREERRQRQAEEKAEKEAFLQMAPGNPHWELLNMILDYRRGLEIKPLSENDAIEDHLITVCVRKRPLNKKEMAKKEVDVITIPSKNQLIVHEPKNKVDLTKYLENQLFRFDYAFDETCSNEMVYRYTAQPLIKTIFEGGFATCFAYGQTGSGKTHTMGGDFNGKSQDCQKGIYAMAAADVFRLANSSKYRQQNFVVSSSFFEIYSGKVFDLLNNKAKLRILEDGKQQVQVVGLTEKIVSSTEEVLKLIQKGNQARTSGQTFANSNSSRSHAVFQIYLRSNNSIHKVHGKFSLIDLAGNERGADTSSANRQTRMEGAEINKSLLALKECIRALGRKGAHLPFRVSKLTQVLRDSFVGNNSRTCMIAMISPGVNSCEHSLNTLRYADRVKELGGGDLPASNQMSDEADVDNDGDLMQLRSLNENDMTPELLNFHQVISDIQLSEENMLDNHKQTCEEMAVIYKKAVELLRTTDEVTYDQDLYSKQWVELIDNALETFVKAKDIVDDFRAKLAAEEQLSRKTTRRK; encoded by the exons gtCGTGTACATTCGGCCATAGTGGCAGGCATAAACCACAACATGCGAACGGCAACAGTCGAATGGTTCGAGCTGGGCGAGACGAAGGGCAAGGAGATCGACATGGCACTAATCGCCAACCTGAATCCGGACATCATCATCAACCCAACCGACAGAACCAACGTCCAGAACGCGACAACCGGACGGCAAGGCGTCAACCATCAAGTACAGTCGGACGGACACAACCTAGCACGA GACTCATCGGGATCATCGGAGGAGGAAACAAGCGCGGCGATGGCGCAATCGGGAAGATACAATCACAAAATCGACGAGAGCGACGACGATTTTAACAGCAATCAGTTCTCGCCCGAATCCGCCACCATG aatCCTACCCAACAGTCAATCTCAAGCACTAGATCTGGTAGTTATAatg GAACACGTGGTTACAATGGAAGGCTTACTATGTTACCAAATAACGGGCACACATTCCCAAACGAGATCGCCCCATCCAGGACCGAAACAAATATACCCACCAGAACCACCACAACAACCAATTCACAAGTAAAC AAATCGCGACAAAGTAACGTGGTAAAGGAGGTAGAGAAGTTAAAGAAGAACAGGGAGGAGAGGCGGCAAAGGCAGGCAGAGGAAAAGGCCGAGAAGGAAGCATTTTTACAGATGGCGCCAGGAAATCCACACTGGGAGCTGCTCAACATGATACT AGATTATCGACGCGGTTTGGAAATTAAACCGCTATCGGAGAACGACGCAATAGAAGACCATCTGATTACAGTATGCGTGAGGAAAAGaccattaaacaaaaaagagatGGCCAAGAAGGAGGTCGATGTTATAACCATCCCCTCCAAGAACCAACTAATCGTGCACGAACCGAAAAACAAAGTTGATCTTACCAAGTATTTAGAAAATCAATTGTTCAGGTTTGATTATGCCTTCGACGAAACATGTTCGAACGAAATGGTATACAG ATACACCGCACAGCCGTTGATAAAGACAATATTCGAGGGCGGCTTCGCCACGTGCTTCGCCTACGGCCAAACAGGTTCGGGCAAGACGCACACGATGGGCGGCGACTTCAACGGCAAAAGCCAAGACTGTCAGAAGGGTATTTACGCGATGGCGGCGGCGGACGTGTTCCGGCTAGCCAACTCGTCGAAATACCGACAGCAGAACTTCGTCGTCTCGTCCAGCTTCTTCGAAATCTACTCGGGCAAGGTGTTCGATCTGCTGAACAACAAGGCGAAGCTGCGGATTCTCGAGGACGGCAAGCAGCAGGTGCAAGTTGTCGGACTGACCGAGAAGATTGTCAGTTCGACGGAGGAGGTGCTGAAGCTGATTCAGAAGGGGAACCAGGCCCGCACGTCCGGACAGACGTTCGCCAACTCGAACTCGTCCAGGTCGCACGCCGTTTTTCAGATCTATCTGCGTTCCAACAACAGTATCCACAAGGTACACGGCAAGTTCTCGTTGATCGACTTGGCCGGCAACGAACGAGGCGCTGATACATCATCGGCCAACCGTCAAACCA GAATGGAGGGTGCCGAGATAAACAAGTCTCTGCTGGCGCTGAAGGAGTGCATCCGAGCGCTGGGCCGCAAGGGTGCGCACCTGCCGTTCAGGGTCAGCAAGCTGACGCAGGTGCTGCGCGACTCGTTCGTCGGCAACAACTCGCGCACGTGCATGATCGCCATGATATCGCCCGGCGTGAACTCGTGCGAGCACAGTCTGAACACGCTGCGGTACGCCGATCGTGTCAAGGAGCTGGGCGGCGGCGATCTGCCCGCCTCCAATCAAATGTCGGACGAGGCCGATGTCGATAACGACGGTGATCTGATGCAACTACGCTCGCTGAAT GAAAACGACATGACACCAGAGTTACTTAATTTCCATCAAGTAATATCTGATATCCAACTGTCTGAGGAGAACATGCTGGACAACCACAAACAGACATGCGAGGAGATGGCGGTGATTTACAAGAAGGCCGTAGAATTACTGAGGACTACCGATGAGGTTACGTATGATCAAGACT TGTACTCAAAGCAATGGGTCGAACTAATAGACAACGCTTTGGAGACGTTTGTGAAGGCGAAAGACATCGTCGACGATTTTAGAGCGAAATTGGCAGCTGAAGAACAGTTGAGTCGTAAAACTACCAGAAGGAAGTAA
- the LOC109601160 gene encoding kinesin-like protein Klp10A isoform X3: protein MDGQEVLQVGTSINIKRTDGRVHSAIVAGINHNMRTATVEWFELGETKGKEIDMALIANLNPDIIINPTDRTNVQNATTGRQGVNHQVQSDGHNLARNQVLKPPLSRRSHVTQANKNPTQQSISSTRSGSYNGTRGYNGRLTMLPNNGHTFPNEIAPSRTETNIPTRTTTTTNSQVNKSRQSNVVKEVEKLKKNREERRQRQAEEKAEKEAFLQMAPGNPHWELLNMILDYRRGLEIKPLSENDAIEDHLITVCVRKRPLNKKEMAKKEVDVITIPSKNQLIVHEPKNKVDLTKYLENQLFRFDYAFDETCSNEMVYRYTAQPLIKTIFEGGFATCFAYGQTGSGKTHTMGGDFNGKSQDCQKGIYAMAAADVFRLANSSKYRQQNFVVSSSFFEIYSGKVFDLLNNKAKLRILEDGKQQVQVVGLTEKIVSSTEEVLKLIQKGNQARTSGQTFANSNSSRSHAVFQIYLRSNNSIHKVHGKFSLIDLAGNERGADTSSANRQTRMEGAEINKSLLALKECIRALGRKGAHLPFRVSKLTQVLRDSFVGNNSRTCMIAMISPGVNSCEHSLNTLRYADRVKELGGGDLPASNQMSDEADVDNDGDLMQLRSLNENDMTPELLNFHQVISDIQLSEENMLDNHKQTCEEMAVIYKKAVELLRTTDEVTYDQDLYSKQWVELIDNALETFVKAKDIVDDFRAKLAAEEQLSRKTTRRK from the exons gtCGTGTACATTCGGCCATAGTGGCAGGCATAAACCACAACATGCGAACGGCAACAGTCGAATGGTTCGAGCTGGGCGAGACGAAGGGCAAGGAGATCGACATGGCACTAATCGCCAACCTGAATCCGGACATCATCATCAACCCAACCGACAGAACCAACGTCCAGAACGCGACAACCGGACGGCAAGGCGTCAACCATCAAGTACAGTCGGACGGACACAACCTAGCACGA AATCAAGTCCTCAAGCCACCATTATCTAGGAGAAGTCACGTGACGCAGGCGAATAAG aatCCTACCCAACAGTCAATCTCAAGCACTAGATCTGGTAGTTATAatg GAACACGTGGTTACAATGGAAGGCTTACTATGTTACCAAATAACGGGCACACATTCCCAAACGAGATCGCCCCATCCAGGACCGAAACAAATATACCCACCAGAACCACCACAACAACCAATTCACAAGTAAAC AAATCGCGACAAAGTAACGTGGTAAAGGAGGTAGAGAAGTTAAAGAAGAACAGGGAGGAGAGGCGGCAAAGGCAGGCAGAGGAAAAGGCCGAGAAGGAAGCATTTTTACAGATGGCGCCAGGAAATCCACACTGGGAGCTGCTCAACATGATACT AGATTATCGACGCGGTTTGGAAATTAAACCGCTATCGGAGAACGACGCAATAGAAGACCATCTGATTACAGTATGCGTGAGGAAAAGaccattaaacaaaaaagagatGGCCAAGAAGGAGGTCGATGTTATAACCATCCCCTCCAAGAACCAACTAATCGTGCACGAACCGAAAAACAAAGTTGATCTTACCAAGTATTTAGAAAATCAATTGTTCAGGTTTGATTATGCCTTCGACGAAACATGTTCGAACGAAATGGTATACAG ATACACCGCACAGCCGTTGATAAAGACAATATTCGAGGGCGGCTTCGCCACGTGCTTCGCCTACGGCCAAACAGGTTCGGGCAAGACGCACACGATGGGCGGCGACTTCAACGGCAAAAGCCAAGACTGTCAGAAGGGTATTTACGCGATGGCGGCGGCGGACGTGTTCCGGCTAGCCAACTCGTCGAAATACCGACAGCAGAACTTCGTCGTCTCGTCCAGCTTCTTCGAAATCTACTCGGGCAAGGTGTTCGATCTGCTGAACAACAAGGCGAAGCTGCGGATTCTCGAGGACGGCAAGCAGCAGGTGCAAGTTGTCGGACTGACCGAGAAGATTGTCAGTTCGACGGAGGAGGTGCTGAAGCTGATTCAGAAGGGGAACCAGGCCCGCACGTCCGGACAGACGTTCGCCAACTCGAACTCGTCCAGGTCGCACGCCGTTTTTCAGATCTATCTGCGTTCCAACAACAGTATCCACAAGGTACACGGCAAGTTCTCGTTGATCGACTTGGCCGGCAACGAACGAGGCGCTGATACATCATCGGCCAACCGTCAAACCA GAATGGAGGGTGCCGAGATAAACAAGTCTCTGCTGGCGCTGAAGGAGTGCATCCGAGCGCTGGGCCGCAAGGGTGCGCACCTGCCGTTCAGGGTCAGCAAGCTGACGCAGGTGCTGCGCGACTCGTTCGTCGGCAACAACTCGCGCACGTGCATGATCGCCATGATATCGCCCGGCGTGAACTCGTGCGAGCACAGTCTGAACACGCTGCGGTACGCCGATCGTGTCAAGGAGCTGGGCGGCGGCGATCTGCCCGCCTCCAATCAAATGTCGGACGAGGCCGATGTCGATAACGACGGTGATCTGATGCAACTACGCTCGCTGAAT GAAAACGACATGACACCAGAGTTACTTAATTTCCATCAAGTAATATCTGATATCCAACTGTCTGAGGAGAACATGCTGGACAACCACAAACAGACATGCGAGGAGATGGCGGTGATTTACAAGAAGGCCGTAGAATTACTGAGGACTACCGATGAGGTTACGTATGATCAAGACT TGTACTCAAAGCAATGGGTCGAACTAATAGACAACGCTTTGGAGACGTTTGTGAAGGCGAAAGACATCGTCGACGATTTTAGAGCGAAATTGGCAGCTGAAGAACAGTTGAGTCGTAAAACTACCAGAAGGAAGTAA
- the LOC109601160 gene encoding kinesin-like protein Klp10A isoform X2 gives MDGQEVLQVGTSINIKRTDGRVHSAIVAGINHNMRTATVEWFELGETKGKEIDMALIANLNPDIIINPTDRTNVQNATTGRQGVNHQVQSDGHNLARNQDLKLAVTRNNNVTESNKNQVLKPPLSRRSHVTQANKNPTQQSISSTRSGSYNGTRGYNGRLTMLPNNGHTFPNEIAPSRTETNIPTRTTTTTNSQVNKSRQSNVVKEVEKLKKNREERRQRQAEEKAEKEAFLQMAPGNPHWELLNMILDYRRGLEIKPLSENDAIEDHLITVCVRKRPLNKKEMAKKEVDVITIPSKNQLIVHEPKNKVDLTKYLENQLFRFDYAFDETCSNEMVYRYTAQPLIKTIFEGGFATCFAYGQTGSGKTHTMGGDFNGKSQDCQKGIYAMAAADVFRLANSSKYRQQNFVVSSSFFEIYSGKVFDLLNNKAKLRILEDGKQQVQVVGLTEKIVSSTEEVLKLIQKGNQARTSGQTFANSNSSRSHAVFQIYLRSNNSIHKVHGKFSLIDLAGNERGADTSSANRQTRMEGAEINKSLLALKECIRALGRKGAHLPFRVSKLTQVLRDSFVGNNSRTCMIAMISPGVNSCEHSLNTLRYADRVKELGGGDLPASNQMSDEADVDNDGDLMQLRSLNENDMTPELLNFHQVISDIQLSEENMLDNHKQTCEEMAVIYKKAVELLRTTDEVTYDQDLYSKQWVELIDNALETFVKAKDIVDDFRAKLAAEEQLSRKTTRRK, from the exons gtCGTGTACATTCGGCCATAGTGGCAGGCATAAACCACAACATGCGAACGGCAACAGTCGAATGGTTCGAGCTGGGCGAGACGAAGGGCAAGGAGATCGACATGGCACTAATCGCCAACCTGAATCCGGACATCATCATCAACCCAACCGACAGAACCAACGTCCAGAACGCGACAACCGGACGGCAAGGCGTCAACCATCAAGTACAGTCGGACGGACACAACCTAGCACGA AATCAAGACCTTAAGCTGGCAGTAACCAGAAATAATAACGTGACAGAATCCAACAAG AATCAAGTCCTCAAGCCACCATTATCTAGGAGAAGTCACGTGACGCAGGCGAATAAG aatCCTACCCAACAGTCAATCTCAAGCACTAGATCTGGTAGTTATAatg GAACACGTGGTTACAATGGAAGGCTTACTATGTTACCAAATAACGGGCACACATTCCCAAACGAGATCGCCCCATCCAGGACCGAAACAAATATACCCACCAGAACCACCACAACAACCAATTCACAAGTAAAC AAATCGCGACAAAGTAACGTGGTAAAGGAGGTAGAGAAGTTAAAGAAGAACAGGGAGGAGAGGCGGCAAAGGCAGGCAGAGGAAAAGGCCGAGAAGGAAGCATTTTTACAGATGGCGCCAGGAAATCCACACTGGGAGCTGCTCAACATGATACT AGATTATCGACGCGGTTTGGAAATTAAACCGCTATCGGAGAACGACGCAATAGAAGACCATCTGATTACAGTATGCGTGAGGAAAAGaccattaaacaaaaaagagatGGCCAAGAAGGAGGTCGATGTTATAACCATCCCCTCCAAGAACCAACTAATCGTGCACGAACCGAAAAACAAAGTTGATCTTACCAAGTATTTAGAAAATCAATTGTTCAGGTTTGATTATGCCTTCGACGAAACATGTTCGAACGAAATGGTATACAG ATACACCGCACAGCCGTTGATAAAGACAATATTCGAGGGCGGCTTCGCCACGTGCTTCGCCTACGGCCAAACAGGTTCGGGCAAGACGCACACGATGGGCGGCGACTTCAACGGCAAAAGCCAAGACTGTCAGAAGGGTATTTACGCGATGGCGGCGGCGGACGTGTTCCGGCTAGCCAACTCGTCGAAATACCGACAGCAGAACTTCGTCGTCTCGTCCAGCTTCTTCGAAATCTACTCGGGCAAGGTGTTCGATCTGCTGAACAACAAGGCGAAGCTGCGGATTCTCGAGGACGGCAAGCAGCAGGTGCAAGTTGTCGGACTGACCGAGAAGATTGTCAGTTCGACGGAGGAGGTGCTGAAGCTGATTCAGAAGGGGAACCAGGCCCGCACGTCCGGACAGACGTTCGCCAACTCGAACTCGTCCAGGTCGCACGCCGTTTTTCAGATCTATCTGCGTTCCAACAACAGTATCCACAAGGTACACGGCAAGTTCTCGTTGATCGACTTGGCCGGCAACGAACGAGGCGCTGATACATCATCGGCCAACCGTCAAACCA GAATGGAGGGTGCCGAGATAAACAAGTCTCTGCTGGCGCTGAAGGAGTGCATCCGAGCGCTGGGCCGCAAGGGTGCGCACCTGCCGTTCAGGGTCAGCAAGCTGACGCAGGTGCTGCGCGACTCGTTCGTCGGCAACAACTCGCGCACGTGCATGATCGCCATGATATCGCCCGGCGTGAACTCGTGCGAGCACAGTCTGAACACGCTGCGGTACGCCGATCGTGTCAAGGAGCTGGGCGGCGGCGATCTGCCCGCCTCCAATCAAATGTCGGACGAGGCCGATGTCGATAACGACGGTGATCTGATGCAACTACGCTCGCTGAAT GAAAACGACATGACACCAGAGTTACTTAATTTCCATCAAGTAATATCTGATATCCAACTGTCTGAGGAGAACATGCTGGACAACCACAAACAGACATGCGAGGAGATGGCGGTGATTTACAAGAAGGCCGTAGAATTACTGAGGACTACCGATGAGGTTACGTATGATCAAGACT TGTACTCAAAGCAATGGGTCGAACTAATAGACAACGCTTTGGAGACGTTTGTGAAGGCGAAAGACATCGTCGACGATTTTAGAGCGAAATTGGCAGCTGAAGAACAGTTGAGTCGTAAAACTACCAGAAGGAAGTAA